The segment GCTGCAAGTCGTGGTGATTTCAGATATGCAAACCGGTTCTTCGACGTCGGCGTTGCAGAGTTTTCGCTGGCCCGAACAGATTAAAGTTCGATTCGATCCCGTCGCAACTGACCTCGGCACCAATGCGACACTGGAGTTGCTGCCAGTTGATGAAAACGACCCGGAGCAGATCCGCGAAAACGTGTTGGTGCGAAATTCGAAAGGTTCGACTTCGGACCAGTTTTCTGTTTCGTGGGAGAACAGTTCATTGCCGGCGACTCCGTTTCTCGTTCCGGCCGGTTCCAGCAAGATCCTGCGCGTTGCCAGAGACGCGAATTCGCTTTCGTCCGACAAGCTGATGCTGACCGGCGACGATGCGGAGTACGACAATCAGTTTTTCGCGATTCCACCGCTCAGCCAGACGGTTAACATTCGCTACGTCGGCGATGAATCGGAAAACGATCCCGAAGGAATGCTGTTCTACTTCAAACGTTCGCTGATCGAGACGCCGGCGGTGTCTTACGAAGTCGCCCAGCAACGGACGACATCCGAGTCAAACGAACCGGGCATGGATCCGGAATTCATCGTCATCTCCCGAGCAGTGTCGACAGAAGAAACCGAATCGATCGACAAACTTTTGAAACGTGGCGTAACTTTATTTGTTGTCCTGTCGGACCCTGCCATGCTCGATTCAACCCGGACGTGGACCGGCGTCGCATCGATGGAAGAAGCCAGCGAACCTGACAAAGACGATTACGCAATGTTGGGCAGCATTGACTTCTCCCATCCGGTGTTCGCACCGTTTTCGGGACCACGATTCAATGATTTCACGGAGATTCGATTCTGGGATTTCATTCGTCCGAACTTGGCAGACAACGTGCAAGTGCTGGCTCGTTTTGATAACGACACGCCGGCGTTGTGGCATCAAATGGCCCACGACAAAAGCGATATCTACGTGCTGGGAACCGGATGGCAGCCAGAGAAAAGCCAACTGGCTCTTTCAAGCAAGTTTCTGCCGTTGATGATGCGTATGATTGAACTGGCGACGAAGACTGAACCGGTTGCGGCCAACAACATTGTCGGCGATTCGATCAAGCCACCGCTGGGCTACGACCGTTTGGTTTGGCCTGATGGCAAAGTTGAGTTTTTGGAAGGTTCGTCGACGCAAACACTGAACTTGCCGGGTGTCTATGCGTTCAACAGTTCGTCCGATTCGACGCTTGCCGACGTGCGGGTCGCGGTGAATGTGGATCCTGCGGAAAGCCAGATTAACACGATGCCCGTTGATCAAATTTCTGCTCTGGGCGTCGAAGTTGGCACACACGACACCTCGCAGGAAGAAGTCGAACGCCAGCGTCAGTTGCGAGACGTTGAACTTGAGAATCGACAGAAACTATGGAAGTGGTTGGTGCTCGGAGCCATCGGGCTGATCATCGCCGAATCGTGGTTGGCTGGAAGAACGGATCGAACCAGCCGCAATTTTGAATCTGCGGAACAAGGAACAGCGAATGAGTAACGCCCAACCGCCCATCAAAATCGATTTGCTGAATCAAATCCGACCGGTGCTTCGCCGCGAACGTTGTCGACGCGTGGTCATGTCGTTGGCGTTCACCTGGATTCTGGTCGCGCTCGTTGGGTTGATTGTTTTCGCGTTCAATCGATCGGCACAGTCGGCGCTCGACCCGTTTCTTCCCTCTGCGTGGATTTGGATTGCGGGCCTCGGCGGAGTCGGAACGCTTGTCGCGATTCTGTTTTCGCTTTTTTCGATGCCCAACGCGGAATCGATGGCACACCGAATCGAAGAAGGATTTCCGGAGCTCGATTCTGTTTTGCTGACGGCTATCGAGCAGCAACCCGACCAGGAAGAAGGTCTGAGTTTTTTCCAGTATGACGTCATTCAAAAGGCGATCCATCACAGCTTCCAGGAAAAGTGGGCCTCCGTGGTTCCCGGCTGGAAAATCTTCTCATCGAGTTTCGGAGCGATCACTGGACTCGTCGGAATCGTCGCAGCGGGTTTGATGTTGTTCCTGATGCCGCCGCCAGAATTCGACAGCTCGATTCATATGTTCAGCGACATCGAGAAACCGGTTGAGCTGGATCTTTCATGCAGTGTTCAGCCGGGGAACACGGAGATCGAACGCGGCACGAATTTGCTGGTACTGGCCGAGTTCGCAAACGATTCGCCGCCGGAAGCCGAATTGCATTTCACAAAGCAAGCCGGAGGTGACAGCGAGGAACGAGTCGTTTCGATGACCCGAAGTTTGGACGATCCGGTTTTCGCGACACGCATCATGCAGGTCGATCAACCGTTGACGTATCGCGTTGAATTTGCAGATGAGACTTCGCAGGAGTACACCGTCAGCGTGTTTGATTTTCCACGCATGCTGCGAACGGATGTCGAACTGAGCTATCCCAAGTACACCAACCTCCCGAACAAGGTTCTGCAGGACACACGTCGGTTCTCAGCGGTCGTCGGCACCGATGCGAAACTGCGTTTCAATCTGAACAAGGAAGTGACTTCCGCGACGCTGCGTCCCG is part of the Mariniblastus fucicola genome and harbors:
- a CDS encoding BatA domain-containing protein, giving the protein MSALAWLFGLGFLALAGPLLFHLIRRTPKGEIPFSSLMFLRATPPTLTRRSRLDNLLLLALRMAAVALIAAAFMRPFFNNNVKLDFADVPGRKTAVLIDTSASMKRADLWAQATKKLKSVVDEAEANDEIAVFTFDSKLEKRVGYLKKSDAANLLQQFESLQIQPGWNQSKLGDALVGIANRLLESQSTPDDEDESSEVSLSDSKLQVVVISDMQTGSSTSALQSFRWPEQIKVRFDPVATDLGTNATLELLPVDENDPEQIRENVLVRNSKGSTSDQFSVSWENSSLPATPFLVPAGSSKILRVARDANSLSSDKLMLTGDDAEYDNQFFAIPPLSQTVNIRYVGDESENDPEGMLFYFKRSLIETPAVSYEVAQQRTTSESNEPGMDPEFIVISRAVSTEETESIDKLLKRGVTLFVVLSDPAMLDSTRTWTGVASMEEASEPDKDDYAMLGSIDFSHPVFAPFSGPRFNDFTEIRFWDFIRPNLADNVQVLARFDNDTPALWHQMAHDKSDIYVLGTGWQPEKSQLALSSKFLPLMMRMIELATKTEPVAANNIVGDSIKPPLGYDRLVWPDGKVEFLEGSSTQTLNLPGVYAFNSSSDSTLADVRVAVNVDPAESQINTMPVDQISALGVEVGTHDTSQEEVERQRQLRDVELENRQKLWKWLVLGAIGLIIAESWLAGRTDRTSRNFESAEQGTANE